From Lysobacter auxotrophicus, the proteins below share one genomic window:
- a CDS encoding heavy metal translocating P-type ATPase, with protein sequence MDAALPLRETRTAETGACHHCGETLTSDAIRDGNRAFCCNGCAAASTWIREAALGDYYALRTSPAGRVQADAADFGAWDRDVVLAEHSRLVPGGREITVLTDAMRCAACAWLIDRALRRQAGVLDAGANAVTGRIVVSWDPQRVALSTLMQRLSALGYRPWLATGEAREQAQRRERRRWLVRLGVAGLGAIQAMMFAEALYLDTAQQMPVATRDFFRWITFMVCTPVVFYSGWPFLEGMWRELRGRRVGMDTLIAGSTLLAYFASLVETLRGGTHVWYDAAVMFVLLLLVARMFEQRARGIASAQVDALARARPALALRERDDGSAEQVPLNEIVVGDILRVAAGEAVPADGVLLDHAASFDEALITGESTPVRRDAGDAALAGSVCREQSARLRVVRTGADTRLSQLTRLVEQAQSARPRLARAAERVAGGFVVALLLCAVATFAWWHVHEPARALEVTLALLVVSCPCALSLAIPTALTTAHGALARIGVLGVREDALSTLARVDRVVLDKTGTLSNGRPELDSVATFGHLDATAALSIAAALERGSAHPLAQAFAHVDADREARGVQAIAGRGIEGDVDGMHWRLGRADFAAAHTDDGALWLGDGTRAFARITIRETMREDAREAVAALRGVGVSVELCSGDAGDAVASFARQVGIDEFHARRSPEDKLARVRAAQARGEVVAMVGDGLNDAPVLAGADVSLAMAEGAALAQRAADLVVTSPSLLRVPQAIVLARRTQSIIRQNLAWALGYNVLAIPLAATGHVTPWIAALGMAASSLLVTLNALRLGRRERTSRRPA encoded by the coding sequence ATGGACGCGGCGCTGCCCCTGCGCGAAACCCGCACCGCCGAAACCGGCGCCTGCCACCACTGCGGCGAGACGCTGACGTCGGACGCCATCCGTGACGGCAATCGCGCGTTCTGCTGCAACGGCTGCGCGGCGGCATCGACGTGGATCCGCGAAGCCGCACTGGGCGATTACTACGCACTGCGCACCTCGCCCGCCGGTCGCGTGCAGGCCGATGCCGCGGATTTCGGCGCATGGGATCGCGACGTCGTGCTCGCGGAGCATTCGCGCCTCGTGCCCGGCGGACGCGAGATCACCGTGCTCACCGACGCCATGCGCTGCGCCGCGTGCGCCTGGTTGATCGACCGCGCACTGCGTCGCCAGGCGGGCGTGCTCGACGCCGGCGCGAATGCGGTCACCGGCCGCATCGTCGTCTCGTGGGATCCGCAGCGCGTCGCGTTGTCGACGCTGATGCAACGCCTGTCCGCGCTCGGTTATCGGCCGTGGCTGGCGACCGGCGAAGCGCGCGAGCAGGCGCAACGCCGCGAGCGCCGCCGCTGGCTGGTGCGACTGGGCGTGGCGGGGCTCGGCGCGATTCAGGCGATGATGTTCGCCGAGGCGCTGTACCTGGACACCGCGCAGCAGATGCCGGTCGCCACGCGCGATTTCTTCCGCTGGATCACCTTCATGGTGTGCACGCCGGTGGTCTTCTATTCCGGCTGGCCGTTCCTGGAAGGCATGTGGCGCGAGCTGCGCGGCCGCCGCGTCGGCATGGACACGCTCATCGCCGGATCGACGCTGCTCGCCTATTTCGCCAGCCTGGTGGAAACCCTGCGCGGCGGCACGCACGTCTGGTACGACGCCGCGGTGATGTTCGTGCTGCTGTTGCTGGTGGCGCGCATGTTCGAACAGCGCGCGCGCGGCATCGCGAGCGCGCAGGTCGACGCGCTCGCACGCGCGCGTCCGGCGCTGGCGTTGCGCGAGCGCGACGACGGCTCGGCCGAGCAGGTTCCGCTGAACGAGATCGTCGTCGGGGACATCCTGCGCGTGGCCGCCGGCGAAGCCGTGCCGGCCGATGGCGTGTTGCTCGATCACGCGGCGTCGTTCGACGAAGCGCTGATCACCGGCGAATCCACGCCTGTCCGGCGCGACGCCGGCGACGCCGCGCTCGCCGGCAGCGTCTGTCGCGAGCAATCCGCCCGCCTGCGCGTGGTGCGCACCGGTGCCGACACGCGGCTGTCGCAACTCACGCGCCTGGTCGAACAGGCGCAGTCCGCACGCCCGCGACTCGCACGCGCGGCCGAGCGCGTGGCCGGCGGGTTCGTCGTCGCGCTGCTGCTGTGCGCGGTCGCCACGTTCGCGTGGTGGCACGTGCACGAGCCCGCGCGTGCCCTGGAAGTCACGCTCGCGCTGCTGGTGGTGAGCTGCCCGTGCGCGCTGTCGCTGGCGATCCCGACCGCGCTCACGACCGCGCACGGCGCGCTCGCGCGCATCGGCGTGCTGGGCGTGCGCGAGGACGCGTTGTCGACGCTCGCGCGCGTGGATCGCGTGGTGCTCGACAAGACCGGCACGCTCAGCAACGGGCGGCCCGAACTCGACAGCGTCGCGACCTTCGGACACCTCGACGCCACGGCCGCGCTGTCGATCGCCGCCGCCCTGGAACGCGGCAGTGCGCATCCGCTGGCGCAGGCGTTCGCGCATGTCGACGCCGATCGCGAGGCGCGCGGCGTGCAGGCCATCGCCGGCCGCGGCATCGAAGGCGACGTCGACGGCATGCACTGGCGGCTGGGTCGCGCCGATTTCGCCGCCGCGCACACCGACGACGGCGCGCTGTGGCTCGGCGACGGCACGCGCGCGTTCGCGCGCATCACCATCCGCGAAACCATGCGCGAGGACGCGCGCGAAGCGGTCGCGGCCCTGCGCGGCGTCGGCGTGTCGGTGGAGCTGTGCAGCGGCGATGCAGGCGATGCGGTCGCCAGCTTCGCCAGGCAGGTCGGCATCGACGAGTTCCACGCGCGCCGGTCGCCGGAAGACAAGCTCGCCCGCGTGCGCGCCGCGCAGGCACGCGGCGAGGTCGTCGCGATGGTCGGCGACGGCCTCAACGACGCCCCGGTGCTCGCCGGCGCCGACGTCTCGCTCGCGATGGCCGAAGGCGCGGCGCTCGCACAGCGCGCGGCCGATCTCGTCGTCACCAGTCCGTCGCTGCTGCGCGTGCCGCAGGCGATCGTGCTGGCGCGACGCACGCAGTCGATCATCCGGCAGAACCTCGCCTGGGCGCTGGGTTACAACGTGCTCGCCATTCCGCTGGCCGCGACGGGCCACGTCACGCCGTGGATCGCGGCGCTCGGCATGGCGGCGTCCTCGCTGCTGGTCACGCTCAACGCGTTGCGCCTGGGCCGGCGCGAACGCACGTCCCGGAGGCCCGCATGA
- a CDS encoding FixH family protein, protein MSLAVKFRNPVMWLVIGLPVLSIVAGVGLVVVALRSGGDDAVIDTVQRTAQIQTTELGPDERAKSMKLSAVMRVDAKGIELLPVGGGFSNGDVPRDVPLTLALSHPSDAKLDRTIELTPSELGWHANEPLPLDHDWLLQLTPADTAWRLRGRLVAGQAAAHLGPALAGE, encoded by the coding sequence ATGAGCCTGGCCGTGAAATTCCGCAACCCCGTGATGTGGCTGGTGATCGGCCTGCCCGTGCTGTCGATCGTCGCCGGCGTCGGGCTGGTGGTAGTGGCGCTGCGCAGCGGCGGCGACGATGCGGTGATCGACACCGTGCAGCGCACCGCGCAGATCCAGACGACGGAATTGGGGCCCGACGAACGCGCGAAGTCGATGAAGCTGTCGGCCGTGATGCGCGTTGACGCGAAGGGCATCGAACTGCTGCCGGTGGGCGGCGGGTTCTCGAACGGCGACGTGCCGCGCGACGTGCCGCTGACGCTGGCGCTGTCGCATCCCAGCGACGCGAAGCTCGACCGCACGATCGAACTCACGCCCAGCGAACTGGGCTGGCATGCGAACGAGCCGCTTCCGCTCGATCACGACTGGCTGCTGCAACTCACGCCGGCCGACACGGCATGGCGCCTGCGCGGGCGGCTCGTTGCCGGCCAGGCGGCCGCACACCTGGGGCCGGCGCTCGCCGGCGAGTGA
- a CDS encoding 4Fe-4S dicluster domain-containing protein, with product MNKKISIDLVEDGGNALYVSERKIYPRSVSGVFQTWRNVAVVVLLGMFYVFPWLRWDGRQAVLFDLPARKFYVFGLNFWPQDFFLLAVLMIIAGLSLFFFTAIAGRLWCGYACPQTVWTEVFLWMERWTEGDRNARMKLDAAPWSGEKLLRKGGKHALWLVFALWTGFTFVGFFTPITELAARVPFFGNAPGWGGWETFWVLFYALATWGNAGFLREQVCKYMCPYARFQSAMFDRNTLIIAYDPMRGEPRGPRKRGLGSVLERARGLLDPATAYDYVFRGARQGNALALHAAGTTAVTDVGLVAQPLPKFEPEQLGDCIDCTICVQVCPTGIDIRNGLQYECIACGACIDACDSVMDKMGYPKGLIRYSTQNAIDGKPTRVARPRVLLYGVLLLALCAAWAWGVGHRSPLIAEVLRDRNALYREAADDRIENTYTLKLVNKDVAPRSFRILVEAPAGIELRGGPQTVDAQAEQVLNLPVVLSAPADVHGKQAVTFRVERVDGAAHADVESTFFGPMR from the coding sequence ATGAACAAGAAGATCTCGATCGACCTCGTCGAAGACGGCGGCAACGCGCTGTACGTCAGCGAGCGGAAGATCTACCCGCGCAGCGTGAGCGGCGTGTTCCAGACCTGGCGCAACGTCGCCGTCGTGGTGCTGCTGGGCATGTTCTACGTGTTCCCGTGGCTGCGCTGGGATGGACGCCAGGCGGTGCTGTTCGACCTGCCGGCGCGCAAGTTCTACGTGTTCGGGCTGAATTTCTGGCCGCAGGATTTCTTCCTGCTCGCGGTGCTGATGATCATCGCCGGCCTGTCGCTGTTCTTCTTCACCGCCATCGCCGGGCGCCTGTGGTGCGGTTACGCCTGCCCGCAGACGGTGTGGACGGAAGTGTTCCTGTGGATGGAGCGCTGGACCGAAGGCGACCGCAACGCGCGCATGAAACTCGACGCCGCACCGTGGAGCGGCGAAAAACTGCTGCGCAAGGGCGGCAAGCACGCGCTGTGGCTGGTGTTCGCGCTGTGGACCGGCTTCACGTTCGTCGGCTTCTTCACGCCGATCACGGAGCTGGCCGCGCGCGTGCCGTTCTTCGGCAATGCCCCGGGCTGGGGTGGCTGGGAAACCTTCTGGGTGCTGTTCTATGCGCTGGCGACCTGGGGCAACGCGGGCTTCCTGCGCGAACAGGTCTGCAAGTACATGTGCCCGTACGCGCGCTTCCAGAGCGCGATGTTCGACCGCAACACGCTGATCATCGCCTACGACCCGATGCGCGGCGAACCGCGCGGCCCGCGCAAGCGCGGCCTGGGCAGCGTGCTGGAACGCGCGCGCGGCCTGCTCGATCCGGCCACCGCATACGATTACGTGTTCCGCGGCGCGCGCCAGGGCAACGCGCTCGCGCTGCATGCCGCCGGCACGACGGCCGTCACCGACGTCGGCCTGGTCGCGCAACCGCTGCCGAAGTTCGAACCCGAACAGCTCGGCGACTGCATCGACTGCACGATCTGCGTGCAGGTCTGCCCCACCGGCATCGACATCCGCAACGGCCTGCAGTACGAGTGCATCGCCTGCGGCGCGTGCATTGACGCCTGCGATTCGGTGATGGACAAGATGGGCTACCCGAAGGGGCTGATCCGCTATTCCACGCAGAACGCGATCGACGGAAAACCCACGCGCGTGGCGCGCCCGCGCGTGCTGCTCTACGGCGTGCTGCTGCTGGCGCTGTGCGCGGCGTGGGCGTGGGGCGTCGGCCATCGCAGCCCGCTGATCGCCGAGGTGCTGCGCGACCGCAACGCGCTGTATCGCGAGGCCGCCGACGACCGCATCGAGAACACCTACACGCTGAAGCTGGTAAACAAGGACGTCGCGCCGCGCTCGTTCCGCATCCTCGTCGAGGCGCCCGCCGGCATCGAGCTGCGCGGCGGCCCGCAGACGGTGGACGCGCAGGCCGAGCAGGTGCTGAACCTTCCCGTGGTGCTGTCCGCGCCGGCCGATGTGCATGGCAAGCAGGCGGTGACCTTCCGTGTCGAACGCGTGGACGGCGCTGCCCACGCCGACGTGGAATCGACCTTCTTCGGACCGATGCGATGA
- the ccoP gene encoding cytochrome-c oxidase, cbb3-type subunit III → MTTGWSIYVIAIVAINILGCVWLIWWTGKRRPGDPAPTDTSHVWDGNLTEYNKPMPKWWVNLFYITIIFAIVYLVWYPGLGAFAGVAKWTSAREQALDKARDDAKLEATFAPYAGKSIDAIARDPNAVALGRSIFNNTCAQCHGSTAQGAIGYPNLTDQVWHWGGTPDDVLHSVMEGREGVMPEWGKVLTGMGGDNAVDYVVAYVRTLSDPDTMQNNYMAAQGKALYNGVCTACHGVDGKGNVAMGAPDLTDDYWLYGNSSESLRQTIEHGRHGVMPAWRETLGETRSRLAAAYVWSLSHPDKPAVTATR, encoded by the coding sequence ATGACCACCGGCTGGTCGATCTATGTCATCGCGATCGTCGCGATCAACATCCTGGGTTGCGTCTGGCTGATCTGGTGGACCGGCAAGCGCCGGCCGGGCGATCCCGCCCCCACCGACACCAGCCACGTGTGGGACGGCAACCTCACCGAATACAACAAGCCGATGCCGAAGTGGTGGGTGAACCTGTTCTACATCACCATCATCTTCGCCATCGTCTACCTGGTCTGGTATCCGGGACTGGGCGCGTTCGCCGGCGTCGCGAAGTGGACCTCGGCTCGCGAGCAGGCGCTCGACAAGGCCCGCGACGACGCGAAGCTCGAGGCGACGTTCGCGCCGTACGCGGGCAAGTCGATCGACGCGATCGCACGCGATCCCAACGCCGTCGCGCTGGGGCGTTCGATCTTCAACAACACCTGCGCGCAGTGCCACGGCTCCACGGCGCAGGGCGCGATCGGCTACCCCAACCTCACCGACCAGGTGTGGCATTGGGGCGGCACGCCCGACGACGTGCTGCACTCGGTGATGGAAGGCCGCGAAGGCGTGATGCCCGAATGGGGCAAGGTGCTCACCGGCATGGGCGGCGACAACGCCGTCGATTACGTCGTCGCCTACGTGCGCACGCTGTCCGATCCCGACACCATGCAGAACAACTACATGGCCGCGCAGGGCAAGGCGCTCTACAACGGCGTGTGCACCGCCTGTCACGGCGTGGACGGCAAGGGCAACGTCGCGATGGGCGCACCCGACCTGACCGACGACTACTGGCTCTACGGCAACAGCAGCGAAAGCCTGCGCCAGACGATCGAGCACGGCCGCCACGGCGTGATGCCCGCCTGGCGGGAAACGCTCGGCGAGACCCGCTCGCGCCTGGCGGCCGCCTACGTCTGGTCGCTGTCGCATCCGGACAAGCCCGCGGTGACCGCAACGCGTTGA
- a CDS encoding cbb3-type cytochrome oxidase subunit 3 produces the protein MVSGIVTTILLVLFVAGWVWAWSPKRKKEFDAAARMPLDEDRGTRQ, from the coding sequence ATGGTGTCCGGAATCGTCACGACGATCCTGCTGGTGCTGTTCGTCGCCGGCTGGGTGTGGGCCTGGAGCCCGAAGCGCAAGAAGGAATTCGACGCGGCCGCACGCATGCCGCTCGATGAGGACAGGGGGACACGGCAATGA
- the ccoO gene encoding cytochrome-c oxidase, cbb3-type subunit II — protein MSHSHEKVETNVGLMAVLIAVAVSFGGLAEIVPLMYQAETITPLPGVKPYPALELAGRDVYVREGCYNCHSQMVRTLRFETERYGHYSLAGESVYDRPFQWGSKRTGPDLARVGGRYSDDWHRVHLHNPRDVVPESNMPGFPWLAEAKVDGEQVQQRMKALKTIGDPYTDADIAGAQAAVDGKTELDAVVAYLQGLGRHAPRGG, from the coding sequence ATGAGTCATTCACACGAGAAAGTCGAAACCAACGTCGGCCTGATGGCGGTGCTGATCGCCGTGGCCGTCTCCTTCGGCGGCCTGGCGGAAATCGTGCCGCTGATGTACCAGGCCGAGACCATCACGCCGCTGCCGGGCGTGAAGCCGTACCCCGCGCTCGAACTCGCCGGCCGCGACGTCTACGTCCGCGAGGGTTGCTACAACTGCCATTCGCAGATGGTTCGCACGCTGCGCTTCGAGACCGAGCGCTACGGCCATTACTCGCTGGCCGGCGAATCGGTGTACGACCGCCCGTTCCAGTGGGGTTCCAAGCGCACCGGTCCGGACCTCGCGCGTGTCGGCGGCCGCTATTCCGACGACTGGCATCGCGTGCACCTGCACAACCCGCGCGACGTGGTACCCGAATCCAACATGCCCGGCTTCCCGTGGCTCGCCGAGGCGAAGGTCGACGGCGAGCAGGTGCAACAGCGCATGAAGGCGCTCAAGACCATCGGCGATCCGTACACGGACGCCGACATCGCCGGCGCGCAGGCCGCGGTGGACGGCAAGACCGAACTCGATGCGGTCGTCGCCTACCTGCAGGGCCTGGGCCGCCACGCACCGAGGGGTGGCTGA
- the ccoN gene encoding cytochrome-c oxidase, cbb3-type subunit I: MHTQPETYNDKIVRQFTAMTVVWGIVGMAVGVLIAAQLYWPALNFDVPWLSYGRLRPLHTNAVIFAFGGCALFATSYHVVQRTCHVRLAFDKLAAFTFWGWQAVIVAAAITLPMGLTQGKEYAELEWPIDILITLVWVSYAVVFFGTIVKRRVKHIYVANWFYGAFIITIALLHIVNNMAMPVGLGKSYSLYTGAVDAMAQWWYGHNAVGFFLTAGFLGMMYYFVPKQANRPVYSYRLSIVHFWALIAVYMWAGPHHLQYTALPDWAQSLGMVFSLVLLAPSWGGAINGILTLSGAWDKLRTDPILKFLIVAVSFYMIATFEGPMMSIKTVNSLSHYTDWTVGHVHAGALGWVAMISIGAVYAMLPRLLGQTQMHSVKAIDLHFWLHTVGVVFYIVSMWIAGVMQGLMWRATNPDGTLTYSFVEALNATYPYYLGRLLGGLIVLSGMVVMAWNVIRTWQQARDLAPTPVMPPDAAAAHASTLS; encoded by the coding sequence ATGCATACCCAACCAGAAACCTATAACGACAAGATCGTGCGCCAGTTCACCGCGATGACGGTGGTCTGGGGCATCGTCGGCATGGCGGTCGGCGTCCTCATCGCCGCCCAGCTCTACTGGCCAGCCCTCAACTTCGACGTCCCGTGGCTCAGCTACGGCCGCCTGCGGCCGCTGCACACCAACGCGGTGATCTTCGCCTTCGGCGGGTGCGCGCTGTTCGCCACCAGCTACCACGTGGTGCAGCGCACCTGCCACGTGCGGCTGGCGTTCGACAAGCTCGCGGCCTTCACCTTCTGGGGCTGGCAGGCGGTCATCGTCGCCGCGGCGATCACGCTGCCGATGGGCCTCACGCAAGGCAAGGAATACGCCGAGCTGGAATGGCCGATCGACATCCTGATCACCCTGGTCTGGGTGTCCTACGCGGTGGTGTTCTTCGGCACCATCGTGAAGCGCCGCGTGAAGCACATCTACGTGGCGAACTGGTTCTACGGCGCCTTCATCATCACCATCGCGCTGCTGCACATCGTCAACAACATGGCCATGCCGGTGGGCCTGGGCAAGTCGTACTCGCTGTACACCGGCGCGGTCGATGCGATGGCGCAGTGGTGGTACGGGCACAACGCGGTGGGCTTCTTCCTGACCGCCGGCTTCCTCGGGATGATGTACTACTTCGTCCCCAAGCAGGCCAACCGCCCGGTGTATTCGTACCGGCTGTCGATCGTGCACTTCTGGGCGCTGATCGCCGTGTACATGTGGGCCGGCCCGCACCACCTGCAGTACACCGCGCTGCCGGACTGGGCGCAGTCGCTGGGCATGGTGTTCTCGCTGGTGCTGCTGGCGCCCAGCTGGGGCGGCGCGATCAACGGCATCCTCACGCTCTCGGGCGCATGGGACAAGCTGCGCACCGATCCGATCCTGAAGTTCCTCATCGTGGCCGTCTCGTTCTACATGATCGCGACCTTCGAAGGCCCGATGATGTCTATCAAGACGGTCAACTCGCTGTCGCACTACACCGACTGGACCGTCGGCCACGTGCACGCCGGCGCGCTGGGCTGGGTCGCGATGATCTCCATCGGCGCGGTCTACGCGATGCTGCCGCGCCTGCTCGGCCAGACGCAGATGCACTCGGTGAAGGCCATCGACCTGCACTTCTGGCTGCACACCGTCGGCGTGGTGTTCTACATCGTGTCGATGTGGATCGCCGGCGTGATGCAGGGCCTGATGTGGCGCGCCACCAACCCCGACGGCACGCTGACCTACAGCTTCGTCGAGGCGCTCAACGCGACGTACCCCTACTACCTGGGCCGGTTGCTCGGCGGCCTGATCGTGTTGTCCGGCATGGTCGTGATGGCCTGGAACGTGATCCGCACCTGGCAGCAGGCGCGCGATCTGGCGCCCACGCCGGTGATGCCGCCGGACGCCGCGGCCGCACACGCCAGCACGCTCTCCTGA
- a CDS encoding twin transmembrane helix small protein: MKTLLVVGFLALIVYQLGAALFYMLTDRGESKRAVNALTRRIGLSIALIALVAVGIATGVIQPHGVGA; this comes from the coding sequence ATGAAGACCCTGCTCGTCGTCGGTTTCCTCGCGCTGATCGTCTACCAGCTCGGCGCGGCGCTGTTCTACATGCTCACCGACCGCGGCGAGAGCAAGCGCGCGGTCAACGCGCTGACCCGCCGCATCGGGCTGTCGATCGCCCTGATCGCGCTGGTGGCGGTGGGCATTGCCACGGGTGTCATCCAGCCGCACGGCGTGGGTGCCTGA
- a CDS encoding PLP-dependent aminotransferase family protein, producing MKRYEALADDLARSIQSGAFRPGERLPSVRQTTTARRISPSTVFQAYYLLEARGLIQSRARSGYYVAARPPRLPPEPESPSRPDGDSRPVDVSELVFDVLQSAMQRDLVPFGSAFPSPLLFPLPRLGRAIAAAAQDLDPWSTVDDLTPGQAELRRQISLRYLIDGIDVKPEEIVVTNGALEALNLGIAAVTQPGDAVLVESPCFYAVLQSLERNGLRAIEVPTHPRDGVDLDALEQAIARHAPRACWLMPTFHNPLGATMPDDAKRQLVALLARHEIPLMEDDVYAELHYGARRPLPAKAFDRDGGVIHCSSFSKCLAPGYRIGWVAAGRFRDTLARNKLTTTLNTNVPAQRAIGRYLQGGGYDRHLRRLRATLAEQQSTYIEAVARCFPEGTKVTRATGGYFAWIELPQDRDALALHRRALQAGISIAPGPIFSASRGFRSCLRLNYGHPFDARTEQALRTLGSLAG from the coding sequence GTGAAGCGCTACGAGGCCCTGGCCGACGATCTGGCCCGCTCGATCCAGTCCGGCGCGTTCCGCCCGGGCGAACGGCTGCCCTCCGTGCGCCAGACGACCACGGCCCGGCGCATCAGCCCCTCGACCGTCTTCCAGGCGTACTACCTGCTGGAAGCGCGCGGGCTGATCCAATCGCGCGCGCGGTCGGGCTACTACGTCGCCGCGCGACCACCGCGCCTGCCACCGGAACCCGAATCGCCCTCGCGTCCCGACGGCGATTCGCGCCCCGTCGATGTCAGCGAGCTGGTCTTCGACGTCCTGCAATCGGCGATGCAGCGCGACCTCGTGCCGTTCGGCTCGGCGTTCCCGAGCCCGTTGCTGTTTCCGCTCCCCCGGCTCGGCCGTGCGATCGCCGCCGCCGCGCAGGACCTCGACCCGTGGAGCACGGTGGACGACCTCACGCCCGGGCAGGCCGAACTGCGCCGGCAGATCAGCCTGCGCTATCTGATCGACGGCATCGACGTGAAACCGGAGGAAATCGTCGTCACCAACGGCGCGCTGGAAGCCCTGAACCTCGGCATCGCCGCGGTGACGCAGCCCGGCGACGCGGTGCTGGTGGAATCGCCGTGCTTCTACGCGGTGCTGCAATCGCTGGAGCGCAACGGCCTGCGCGCGATCGAAGTGCCCACGCATCCGCGCGACGGCGTGGACCTGGACGCGCTGGAGCAGGCGATCGCACGCCATGCCCCGCGCGCATGCTGGCTGATGCCGACCTTCCACAATCCGCTGGGCGCGACGATGCCCGACGACGCCAAGCGCCAGCTGGTCGCGTTGCTTGCGCGGCACGAGATCCCGCTGATGGAGGACGACGTCTACGCGGAACTGCATTACGGCGCGCGTCGTCCACTGCCGGCGAAGGCGTTCGATCGGGACGGCGGCGTGATCCACTGCTCGTCGTTCTCCAAATGCCTCGCGCCGGGGTATCGCATCGGCTGGGTCGCGGCCGGGCGCTTCCGCGACACGCTCGCGCGCAACAAGCTCACCACGACGCTCAACACGAACGTGCCGGCGCAACGGGCGATCGGGCGCTATCTGCAGGGCGGCGGCTACGACCGCCATCTGCGCCGGCTGCGTGCGACGCTGGCCGAACAGCAGTCAACGTACATCGAGGCGGTCGCGCGGTGCTTTCCCGAGGGCACGAAAGTCACGCGCGCTACCGGCGGCTATTTCGCGTGGATCGAACTGCCGCAGGACCGCGACGCGCTGGCGCTGCATCGCCGCGCCTTGCAGGCAGGCATCAGCATCGCGCCGGGGCCGATCTTCTCGGCGAGCCGCGGCTTCCGCAGCTGCCTGCGGCTGAACTACGGACACCCGTTCGATGCGCGCACCGAACAGGCGCTGCGCACGTTGGGTTCGCTCGCCGGCTAG
- the hemN gene encoding oxygen-independent coproporphyrinogen III oxidase, with translation MPTAPTFPADLLRRYDRPGPRYTSYPTAPQFSSDFGIAQLRDAAQASNGDPIPSRLSLYVHVPFCTNPCFYCGCNRVITRDRTRSEPYRTRLAREIGMMAGVFDPDREVVQLHFGGGTPNFFAPAQLRATVQDLRDHFRFSADDRRDISIELDPRELTPDDVAELADAGFNRASLGVQDFDPDVQRAVNREQDVAGTLAIIDACRKHGMRSVNVDLIYGLPLQTLEGFARTLDTVIAARPHRLAVYSYAHLPELFKPQRQIRAEDLPSGELKLDLLRLAIERLTAAGYVYIGMDHFALPDDELALAQARGGLHRNFMGYTTHADCDLIGFGVSAISRIGDSYSQNPRELHTWEEAIDTPRLPVWRGLRLSADDELRADVIQRLMCQGEVSMGAIERAHGIDFTHYFADALRRLQPLQDDGLVWVEPDRIVATREGRLLLRVIAMCFDAYLRQPQAAPMRYSRTV, from the coding sequence ATGCCCACCGCGCCGACCTTTCCCGCCGACCTCCTGCGCCGCTACGACCGGCCGGGGCCGCGCTACACGTCCTACCCGACCGCGCCCCAGTTCAGCTCCGACTTCGGCATCGCACAGCTGCGCGACGCCGCGCAGGCTAGCAACGGCGATCCGATCCCGAGCCGCCTCTCGCTCTACGTGCACGTGCCGTTCTGCACGAACCCCTGCTTCTACTGCGGCTGCAATCGCGTGATCACGCGCGATCGCACGCGCAGCGAGCCCTACCGCACGCGGCTGGCGCGCGAGATCGGGATGATGGCCGGCGTGTTCGATCCGGACCGCGAAGTGGTGCAGCTCCACTTCGGCGGCGGCACGCCGAACTTCTTCGCGCCCGCGCAGTTGCGCGCGACCGTGCAGGACCTGCGCGACCATTTCCGTTTCAGTGCGGACGACCGGCGCGATATCTCGATCGAGCTCGACCCGCGCGAACTCACGCCCGACGATGTCGCCGAACTCGCCGATGCCGGCTTCAACCGTGCGAGCCTGGGCGTGCAGGACTTCGACCCCGACGTGCAGCGCGCGGTGAACCGCGAGCAGGACGTCGCGGGCACGCTCGCGATCATCGACGCGTGCCGGAAGCACGGTATGCGCTCGGTCAACGTCGACCTCATCTACGGGTTGCCGTTGCAGACGCTGGAGGGTTTCGCGCGCACGCTGGACACCGTGATCGCCGCGCGTCCGCACCGCCTCGCGGTGTACAGCTACGCGCACCTCCCGGAGCTGTTCAAGCCGCAGCGCCAGATCCGCGCGGAAGACCTGCCTTCCGGCGAGCTCAAGCTCGACCTCTTGCGGCTTGCGATCGAGCGCCTCACCGCCGCCGGCTACGTCTACATCGGCATGGACCACTTCGCGCTGCCCGACGACGAACTCGCCCTCGCCCAGGCGCGCGGCGGACTGCATCGCAATTTCATGGGCTACACCACGCATGCCGATTGCGACCTGATCGGTTTCGGCGTCAGCGCGATCAGCCGCATCGGCGACAGTTACAGCCAGAATCCGCGCGAATTGCACACGTGGGAAGAAGCGATCGACACGCCGCGCCTTCCAGTGTGGCGCGGACTGCGGCTGAGCGCCGACGACGAGCTGCGCGCGGACGTGATCCAGCGGCTGATGTGCCAGGGCGAGGTGTCGATGGGCGCGATCGAGCGTGCGCACGGCATCGATTTCACCCACTATTTCGCCGACGCGTTGCGGCGCTTGCAGCCGCTGCAGGACGACGGCCTGGTGTGGGTGGAGCCCGACCGCATCGTCGCCACGCGCGAAGGCCGCCTGCTGCTGCGGGTGATCGCGATGTGCTTCGACGCCTATCTCCGCCAGCCGCAGGCCGCGCCGATGCGGTATTCGCGCACGGTCTAG